In Leptolyngbya sp. FACHB-261, a genomic segment contains:
- the sufD gene encoding Fe-S cluster assembly protein SufD: MTQTIAPLKFELDTAEPQWLQAVRQQGFEFFDNTPLPTRKPEEWRYSHRRLERVLFREFDYLPASDADLSQVQWPAELKPEAVQVVFINGHLAKLDAEQLNEAGAKLLPIEQALKHPKHVLEQSFGQLVPPTQSHAAAFHYAFSHSGVHLYVPRNTHLEQPIQIVHWVDRPRTTVLPHLHVVAEQGSQVTVIEWFLSPEGTELICSHAAEIDTGDNAQVLYSPVQLWGSGASHLSHQFFKNERDSRLQAVLLNLGGDFTRLELSTEQATGADARVSCAYLGGERQHFDHQTKQIHSAPHATSNLDFKGALTGKARSVYRGSVFVKKAAQLTNAYQLNNNLILSEGARADSTPSLEIEADDVKCSHGATVGQIDPEQVLYLMARGIPKAIAEQLIVRGYLAKVIDLAPTEAIRAAADQAINRKLY; this comes from the coding sequence GTGACGCAGACGATTGCACCGCTGAAGTTTGAATTGGACACCGCTGAACCGCAGTGGCTTCAGGCGGTGCGGCAACAGGGCTTTGAGTTTTTCGACAATACCCCCTTGCCCACGCGCAAGCCAGAGGAGTGGCGCTACAGCCATCGTCGTCTGGAGCGTGTGCTGTTTCGTGAGTTTGACTATCTGCCTGCTTCTGACGCCGACTTAAGCCAAGTGCAATGGCCAGCAGAGCTGAAGCCGGAAGCCGTTCAGGTGGTGTTCATCAATGGTCATCTCGCCAAACTAGACGCCGAGCAGCTGAATGAGGCAGGCGCGAAACTGCTGCCCATTGAGCAAGCGCTCAAGCACCCCAAGCATGTTTTGGAGCAGAGCTTTGGGCAGCTCGTTCCACCTACTCAAAGCCATGCGGCAGCCTTCCATTACGCTTTTTCCCACAGTGGGGTTCATCTCTATGTGCCCCGCAACACGCATTTGGAGCAGCCAATCCAGATCGTGCATTGGGTAGATCGTCCCCGCACGACGGTGTTGCCTCATCTGCATGTGGTAGCAGAGCAGGGTTCTCAAGTCACAGTGATCGAGTGGTTTCTGTCGCCTGAGGGTACCGAACTGATTTGCAGTCATGCTGCTGAAATTGACACCGGGGACAATGCCCAAGTGCTCTATTCGCCGGTGCAACTGTGGGGTAGCGGAGCTAGCCATCTCAGCCATCAGTTCTTTAAGAACGAACGCGACAGTCGTCTGCAAGCTGTGCTGTTGAATTTAGGTGGGGATTTTACAAGGCTGGAGCTGAGCACCGAGCAAGCAACTGGGGCAGACGCTCGGGTTTCTTGCGCCTACTTGGGAGGTGAGCGTCAGCATTTTGATCACCAAACCAAGCAAATCCACAGTGCTCCCCACGCCACTAGCAATCTAGATTTCAAAGGTGCTCTCACCGGCAAGGCTCGCTCGGTTTATCGAGGCTCGGTGTTCGTCAAAAAAGCAGCGCAGCTGACTAATGCCTACCAGCTCAATAACAATTTGATCTTGAGCGAGGGAGCCAGGGCTGACTCAACGCCTTCTCTGGAAATTGAAGCGGATGATGTAAAGTGCTCCCACGGCGCGACAGTGGGGCAAATCGATCCGGAACAGGTGCTGTATTTGATGGCACGCGGCATTCCTAAGGCCATTGCTGAGCAATTGATTGTGCGAGGCTATCTAGCTAAAGTGATCGACCTAGCACCGACTGAGGCAATTCGAGCGGCTGCCGATCAAGCCATCAACCGCAAACTCTATTAA